The following coding sequences are from one Psychrobacter sp. AH5 window:
- a CDS encoding efflux RND transporter permease subunit, whose protein sequence is MNLNVSSYSIKNPLVAILLFILLTLGGIYGFMNMKVQQFPDIDLPAVVVTVTLPGAAPSQLENDIAKKIENRITSIEGIKHIRTTLQTGAATIASEFVLEKDIQEAVDDVRSAVGEVQGDLPAAANDPIITKVSTAGFPVITYSVAADNMSVEDLSWFVDDTITKRLSDIPGVSSVGRIGGLEREITVAADPIALSGLQFSIVQLSQQIAGIQQDSSGGEAEVGKTTQTIRVLGAVERADELNDLQITVPTTGTTQALGRLAQITDGAADPTSIAKLDGKTVVAFDITRSRGASEVEVMQLVDAELAKLNAEMSNISVEKVYDRATPVAEDYQASLKMLIEGGILAVIVVFLFLRNVRATFVAAVALPLSVIPTFLAMYLFDFSLNIISLLALSLVIGVLVDDAIVEVENIIRHLRMGKTPYEAAMEAADEIGLAVVATTFTLIAVFLPTAFMGGVVGQFFRQFGWTAAIAIFASLLVARLITPMMAAYILRPEKHRVEKQSKTMDWYLKVVSWTLQHRWLTMGATLILFIASLTLVKLLPTAFIPDNDIDQTRVAIELTPDVALEDTERVAAMASARILAIPGVTNIFTSVGEAQAAMDPNSTGGKSDNIGSLDIVLAPRAERQSKQEIEREISRLLAEVPSARFTVGLSSGGETGYNFSLTSTNPEVLEQTAQQIMADIRKLPMAGDVTSDRSLPRQELTVTPDRLAMADLGVTTQDIATTLRIATVGDYEQQLSKLNLDTRQIPIVVRLPDVAKENVNQLEGLYVPSNNPAAQGVRVSEVASLDFGTGPAQIKRLDRERAISITVQPGDGELGELVQAVKNTTTMQNIPSSITIIDQGQAENMAELFSGFVIAMSVGIICILGVLILLFGKLLQPFTILMALPLSIGGAFVGLVITNSSLSMPSMIGFIMLMGIATKNSILLVDYAIIAQNRGLARFDAIIDSCRKRARPIIMTTIAMGAGMLPLVFGWGDADPTFRRPMAAAVLGGLVTSTLLSLVVIPVVYTLMDDVSAWFSKWLVPHGK, encoded by the coding sequence TATTCGATTAAAAACCCATTAGTCGCTATCTTGCTGTTTATCCTGCTTACCTTGGGCGGTATTTATGGCTTTATGAATATGAAAGTCCAGCAGTTTCCGGACATTGACTTGCCAGCGGTGGTTGTCACAGTGACTTTGCCGGGTGCTGCACCTTCACAATTAGAAAACGATATTGCCAAAAAGATTGAGAATAGAATCACCAGTATTGAAGGTATCAAACACATTCGTACCACTCTACAGACAGGGGCGGCGACTATTGCCTCTGAATTCGTGCTAGAAAAAGACATTCAAGAAGCGGTCGATGATGTGCGCTCAGCGGTAGGCGAAGTACAAGGCGATCTACCCGCCGCCGCAAACGACCCCATCATCACCAAAGTATCGACGGCTGGATTTCCAGTGATTACTTATTCGGTCGCCGCCGACAATATGAGCGTTGAGGACTTATCTTGGTTCGTTGATGACACCATTACCAAAAGGCTCTCAGATATTCCGGGCGTCAGCTCAGTCGGTCGTATCGGTGGTTTAGAGCGCGAGATTACCGTCGCTGCCGATCCGATAGCGCTCAGTGGTTTGCAGTTCTCCATCGTGCAATTATCGCAGCAAATAGCCGGTATTCAGCAAGATAGCTCAGGCGGTGAAGCAGAAGTTGGCAAGACCACGCAAACTATACGGGTGTTAGGCGCAGTAGAGCGAGCTGATGAGCTAAATGATTTGCAAATTACCGTACCGACGACAGGTACGACGCAAGCGCTTGGACGCTTAGCACAGATCACCGACGGCGCAGCTGATCCTACCTCTATCGCTAAGCTTGATGGCAAGACGGTAGTGGCCTTCGATATCACTCGCTCTCGCGGCGCTAGTGAAGTGGAGGTGATGCAGCTAGTCGATGCGGAATTAGCTAAGCTCAATGCTGAGATGAGCAACATCAGTGTCGAAAAGGTCTACGATAGAGCCACGCCAGTCGCTGAAGATTATCAAGCTTCGCTCAAGATGCTCATCGAAGGCGGTATCTTAGCGGTCATCGTGGTGTTCCTATTCCTGCGTAATGTACGCGCTACTTTTGTTGCTGCTGTTGCTTTGCCTTTATCGGTCATTCCGACTTTTTTGGCGATGTATCTGTTTGACTTTAGTCTTAATATTATTTCCTTATTGGCGCTATCTTTAGTCATCGGCGTATTAGTTGATGATGCTATCGTTGAGGTAGAAAATATCATTCGTCACTTGCGCATGGGTAAGACGCCCTATGAGGCGGCGATGGAGGCGGCCGATGAGATTGGCCTTGCGGTAGTGGCTACTACCTTTACCTTGATAGCGGTATTTTTGCCAACGGCGTTTATGGGCGGGGTGGTCGGTCAGTTTTTTCGGCAGTTTGGTTGGACCGCGGCGATAGCTATTTTTGCTTCCTTATTGGTGGCGCGGCTCATTACGCCAATGATGGCGGCTTATATCCTGCGACCAGAAAAGCATCGGGTCGAAAAACAAAGCAAGACCATGGACTGGTACCTCAAAGTCGTATCGTGGACGCTGCAGCATCGTTGGCTGACTATGGGCGCCACTTTGATACTGTTTATTGCCTCACTAACGCTAGTCAAATTATTACCGACGGCCTTTATTCCAGATAATGATATCGATCAGACGCGGGTGGCGATTGAGCTGACGCCGGATGTGGCGCTTGAGGATACTGAGCGCGTAGCCGCTATGGCAAGCGCGCGTATTTTAGCTATACCAGGGGTCACTAATATTTTTACCTCGGTAGGTGAAGCGCAGGCGGCGATGGATCCTAATTCTACCGGCGGCAAGTCGGATAATATCGGCAGCTTAGACATCGTCTTAGCGCCGCGCGCTGAGCGTCAGTCTAAGCAAGAAATTGAGCGCGAAATCAGCAGACTATTAGCAGAAGTTCCGAGTGCACGCTTTACCGTCGGGCTATCAAGCGGCGGCGAGACTGGTTATAACTTTTCATTGACCAGTACCAATCCTGAGGTGCTTGAGCAAACCGCCCAGCAAATCATGGCCGATATCCGCAAATTACCAATGGCAGGTGATGTCACTAGCGATCGTAGCTTACCGCGTCAAGAGCTAACCGTTACTCCAGATCGGCTAGCGATGGCAGATTTGGGCGTGACGACCCAAGATATCGCCACCACTTTGCGCATCGCCACCGTTGGAGATTACGAGCAGCAGCTCTCAAAGCTCAATCTCGATACGCGCCAGATTCCTATCGTGGTGCGTTTGCCTGATGTCGCCAAAGAAAACGTCAATCAGCTAGAGGGCTTATATGTACCTAGCAATAATCCAGCAGCTCAAGGCGTGCGAGTAAGCGAGGTGGCAAGCTTAGACTTCGGTACGGGGCCGGCGCAAATCAAGCGCTTGGATCGTGAGCGTGCTATTAGCATTACTGTACAGCCCGGTGATGGTGAACTCGGCGAGCTAGTACAAGCGGTCAAAAATACCACAACTATGCAAAACATACCGTCCTCGATTACTATTATCGATCAAGGGCAGGCGGAGAATATGGCAGAGCTATTTAGCGGCTTTGTCATCGCTATGTCAGTAGGTATTATCTGTATTTTGGGCGTTTTAATCTTGCTGTTCGGCAAGCTATTGCAGCCTTTTACTATTTTGATGGCGCTGCCGTTATCGATAGGTGGCGCGTTTGTGGGCTTGGTGATTACCAATAGCAGCTTGTCGATGCCGTCGATGATTGGCTTTATTATGCTAATGGGTATCGCTACTAAGAACTCTATTCTACTAGTGGATTATGCGATTATCGCGCAAAATCGCGGCCTGGCGCGCTTTGATGCCATTATCGACTCTTGCCGCAAGCGTGCACGGCCGATTATTATGACTACCATTGCGATGGGAGCGGGTATGCTGCCACTAGTCTTTGGTTGGGGCGATGCTGATCCGACTTTTCGTCGGCCAATGGCAGCGGCGGTATTAGGCGGTTTGGTGACCTCAACGCTATTGAGCTTAGTCGTTATTCCGGTAGTTTATACGCTAATGGATGATGTCTCGGCTTGGTTTAGTAAGTGGCTGGTACCGCATGGTAAATAG